From Erigeron canadensis isolate Cc75 chromosome 8, C_canadensis_v1, whole genome shotgun sequence, one genomic window encodes:
- the LOC122610004 gene encoding probable xyloglucan endotransglucosylase/hydrolase protein 7, with translation MIKMTHSTTTISKKQNLSLFLIVFSAILLVANAKPATFLQDFRITWSDSHIKQLDGGRAIQLVLDQNSGCGFASKSQYLFGRVSMKIKLIPGDSAGTVTAFYMNSDTDQVRDELDFEFLGNRTGQPYSVQTNVYAHGKGDREQRVNLWFDPAADYHTYSILWNHHHVVFSVDEVPIRVYKNNEAKGVPFPKFQPMGVYSTLWEADDWATRGGLEKIDWNKAPFYAYYKDFDIEGCVVPGPRSCASNPSNWWEGSTYQQLDPVAARRYRWVRMNHMVYDYCTDKHRYPVTPPECVAGI, from the exons ATGATCAAAATGACACATTCGACGACAACgatttctaaaaaacaaaaccttTCTCTTTTCCTAATCGTCTTCTCGGCAATATTGCTCGTGGCCAATGCCAAACCCGCTACGTTCCTCCAGGATTTTCGTATCACATGGTCCGATTCCCACATTAAACAACTTGATGGTGGCAGAGCCATTCAACTTGTTCTTGACCAAAACTCAG GATGCGGTTTTGCTTCAAAAAGCCAATACTTATTTGGACGTGTTAGCATGAAGATTAAGCTTATACCGGGAGATTCAGCTGGCACTGTTACTGCCTTCTAT ATGAATTCGGATACAGATCAAGTGCGTGACGAGCTGGATTTTGAGTTCTTGGGCAACCGAACAGGGCAACCTTACTCGGTCCAAACAAATGTGTATGCTCATGGAAAAGGTGATAGAGAACAAAGGGTTAACCTTTGGTTTGACCCTGCAGCTGACTATCACACTTACTCCATCTTGTGGAACCATCACCATGTTGT GTTTTCTGTGGATGAAGTGCCAATTAGGGTCTACAAGAACAATGAAGCTAAAGGTGTCCCATTTCCCAAATTCCAGCCAATGGGAGTTTACTCCACATTATGGGAAGCAGATGATTGGGCAACAAGAGGTGGGCTTGAAAAAATAGATTGGAATAAAGCACCCTTTTATGCATACTACAAGGATTTCGACATTGAGGGTTGTGTAGTCCCTGGTCCCAGATCCTGTGCTTCTAATCCTTCAAATTGGTGGGAAGGTTCTACTTACCAACAGCTCGACCCAGTTGCAGCCCGTCGTTACAGATGGGTACGAATGAACCATATGgtttatgattattgtactgATAAACACCGTTACCCTGTCACACCACCCGAATGCGTTGCTGGAATATAA
- the LOC122580438 gene encoding uncharacterized N-acetyltransferase YoaA: MLSIRPFRLTDVDDFLTWASDDKVTQYLRWKSITNKEQALTYLKEIVIPHPWRRSICWDNKSIGYISVKPEQGTDSHRAHISYAISYEFWGRGLTTAAVKMAIRMVFQELPNLVRIEGLVENENVASQKVLEKAGFQKEGYLRKYGFNKGQIRDMIMYSFLSTDVISS; encoded by the coding sequence ATGCTTTCAATTCGTCCGTTTAGACTGACCGACGTGGATGATTTCTTGACATGGGCCAGCGACGATAAAGTAACACAATATCTTAGATGGAAGAGCATCACCAACAAAGAACAAGCTCTCACATACCTAAAAGAAATCGTAATACCACATCCATGGCGACGATCAATTTGTTGGGACAATAAATCCATTGGATATATCTCGGTGAAGCCAGAACAAGGGACTGATAGCCACCGAGCTCATATATCATATGCAATAAGTTACGAATTTTGGGGACGTGGGCTAACAACAGCGGCAGTGAAGATGGCAATCCGTATGGTGTTTCAAGAGTTGCCGAATTTGGTCAGGATCGAAGGTTTGgttgagaatgaaaatgtagCATCACAGAAGGTTTTGGAGAAAGCAGGGTTTCAAAAAGAAGGCTATTTGAGGAAGTATGGATTTAATAAAGGGCAAATTAGAGATATGATCATGTATAGTTTTTTATCTACAGATGTAATATCTAGTTAA
- the LOC122611252 gene encoding LRR receptor-like serine/threonine-protein kinase HSL2 has translation MASNSIFLHILLSIFLSFTITITTAVSTRDTALLLGVKTTQLDDPDSLLSDWEESNSNSVCNWNGITCNNITQDIISIDFTDFSTLSGPFPLDFCRIPSLRHLNISNNFFNGTISSSSFSLCSHIAFLDISSNIFVGKLPEFDKFVNLTFLNASYNNFTGEIPESIGNSLSLELLDLSSNLFLGPIPESLTNLTNLNTFLAPDNFDLSGALPDNLGNLKKLEIFRISNTKLSGKIPDSIGDLVSIKSIDLSANKLAGNIPASIGKLTTLEHLWLYNNVLSGEIPDVFKNLTSLLEFDSSQNNLTGKLPISLAGLQLTSLCVNDNQLEGEIPNILGSNSVLVQLKLFNNRFSGSLPEELGELSDLEEFDVSGNQFEGLLPLKLCNKKKLQKFNCFNNRFSGGIPVSYGDCESIYWVRIANNELSGEIPEGLWGSSGLVHIDASNNRFNGSIPGLVSKSKWLTTLKVSGNGFSGELPDGICGLKEIVEMDLSDNLFSGQLPTCLTGLKKLEKLNLQSNRFIGEIPNVLSSWKELSSLNLSNNKLNGEIPDQIGNLPVLNYLDLNRNLLSGKIPASLTKLKLDILNLSYNNFEGEIPMGLDSEVYVSSLIGNPHLCSQDLKAFPRCHKTKKISYYLVGILSGLAFFLIASLLWLVIRTKLYRKRKSLWKITSFQKVGFKEQDVLVSLMESNVIGMGGSGKVYRVTLKTGQTVAVKKLFGVHRSSQNEPEFWSEMETLGRIRHKNIVKLLFGSVGDDFRALVYEYMENGSLGDMLHIDPKGGFLLDWNKRYEIALGAAQGLAYLHHDCVPSIVHRDVKSNNILLDHEFSPRVADFGLAKTLQFEEEETEAAMSRIAGSYGYIAPEYAYTMKVTEKSDVYSFGVVLMELVTGKRPNDPSFGENKDIVKWLTEAALSSPDKSSDGSWTDLDQIIDPKMNPSSCDYEEIEKVLDVALQCTAMLPINRPSMRRVVELLKDQPTTPSK, from the exons ATGGCATCCAATTCCATCTTTCTTCATATCCTACTTTCTATATTTCTTTCCTTTACCATCACCATAACAACGGCGGTCTCCACGCGCGATACCGCCCTACTCCTTGGTGTCAAAACAACCCAATTAGACGACCCCGATTCCTTACTTTCAGACTGGGAGGAATCCAATTCCAATTCCGTTTGTAACTGGAATGGAATCACTTGTAACAACATCACCCAAGACATCATTTCCATAGACTTTACAGATTTCTCAACTCTTTCCGGCCCATTTCCATTAGACTTCTGCCGAATTCCATCACTCCGCCACCTCAACATCTCTAACAACTTCTTCAATGGTAccatatcatcatcttcattttctCTTTGTTCACATATTGCTTTTTTAGATATTTCTAGTAATATATTTGTTGGAAAGTTACCCGAATTCGATAAGTTTGTTAACTTAACATTCCTTAATGCTTCTTATAACAACTTCACAGGAGAAATACCGGAAAGTATTGGAAACTCTTTGTCGTTAGAACTTTTAGATTTGTCTTCAAATTTATTTTTGGGACCTATTCCGGAATCTTTAACAAACTTAACGAATTTAAACACTTTCCTCGCGCCAGATAACTTTGATTTATCTGGCGCGTTACCAGATAATTTAGGAAACTTAAAAAAACTTGAAATCTTCCGGATTTCAAATACTAAATTATCTGGTAAAATACCTGATTCCATAGGTGATCTAGTTTCCATAAAAAGTATTGATCTATCAGCTAACAAGCTAGCTGGAAACATTCCAGCTAGTATCGGAAAGCTGACAACTTTAGAACATTTATGGTTATACAACAACGTTTTATCCGGTGAAATCCCGGATGTTTTTAAGAATTTAACTTCCTTGCTTGAATTCGATTCGTCACAAAACAACTTAACTGGCAAGTTACCAATAAGTCTAGCTGGTTTGCAGCTGACGTCATTGTGTGTTAATGATAACCAGCTAGAAGGTGAAATTCCAAATATTCTTGGCTCGAATTCGGTACTTGTTCAGTTAAAGTTGTTTAATAACCGTTTTTCGGGTAGTTTACCTGAGGAATTGGGAGAACTTTCTGATCTAGAAGAGTTTGATGTGTCTGGTAATCAGTTTGAAGGTTTATTGCCTTTAAAactttgtaataaaaaaaagttgcaaaagtTTAATTGTTTTAACAATAGATTTTCGGGTGGGATACCGGTGTCTTATGGTGATTGTGAATCTATATATTGGGTTCGTATAGCAAATAATGAATTGTCTGGAGAGATTCCTGAGGGATTATGGGGGTCATCTGGACTTGTGCATATAGATGCTAGTAATAATAGATTCAATGGGTCAATTCCCGGTTTGGTTTCGAAGTCTAAGTGGTTAACGACTTTGAAAGTATCCGGAAATGGATTTTCTGGGGAGTTGCCAGATGGTATATGTGGTTTGAAGGAGATAGTTGAGATGGATTTAAGTGATAATCTGTTTTCGGGTCAACTTCCTACATGTTTGACCGGTTTGAAGAAGTTGGAGAAGCTTAATCTTCAATCAAATAGGTTCATTGGTGAGATTCCgaatgttttgagttcttggAAAGAGCTTTCAAGTTTAAATCTTTCTAATAATAAGTTGAACGGGGAAATTCCTGATCAGATTGGGAATTTACCCGTTTTGAACTATTTGGATCTTAACAGAAATTTGCTTTCTGGTAAGATCCCGGCTTCATTGACTAAACTCAAACTTGATATACTTAATCTTTCATATAACAATTTTGAAGGGGAAATACCTATGGGTTTAGATTCAGAAGTTTATGTGTCAAGCTTAATAGGTAACCCGCATTTATGTAGCCAGGATCTCAAAGCGTTTCCTAGATGCCACAAGACAAAAAAGATAAGCTATTACTTGGTGGGAATTCTCTCGGGCTTAGCTTTTTTTCTTATTGCGTCGCTTCTTTGGCTTGTGATCAGGACTAAATTGTATCGGAAAAGAAAGAGTTTATGGAAGATCACATCTTTCCAAAAAGTCGGCTTTAAAGAGCAAGATGTGTTGGTTTCGTTAATGGAAAGCAACGTTATTGGAATGGGTGGGTCGGGCAAGGTATATAGAGTGACCCTCAAGACAGGACAAACCGTGGCGGTTAAGAAGCTATTTGGAGTCCACCGGAGCTCACAAAATGAGCCAGAGTTTTGGTCCGAGATGGAGACTTTGGGTAGAATTCGACATAAGAATATTGTGAAGCTTTTGTTTGGTAGTGTTGGGGATGATTTTAGAGCTTTGGTATATGAGTATATGGAGAATGGGAGTTTAGGTGATATGTTACATATAGATCCAAAAGGTGGGTTTTTGTTAGATTGGAACAAGAGGTATGAAATTGCTCTTGGAGCTGCTCAAGGGTTGGCTTATCTGCACCATGACTGTGTGCCTAGTATCGTCCATCGGGATGTTAAGTCTAATAATATTCTGTTGGACCATGAGTTTAGTCCACGGGTTGCTGATTTTGGTCTAGCCAAGACGTTGCAGTTTGAAGAGGAAGAGACTGAGGCAGCCATGTCTCGTATAGCTGGTTCATATGGTTACATTGCACCAG AATATGCATACACGATGAAAGTTACTGAAAAGAGCGACGTTTATAGTTTTGGGGTGGTGCTAATGGAACTAGTAACGGGTAAAAGGCCAAACGATCCCTCTTTTGGTGAAAACAAGGATATCGTGAAATGGTTAACAGAGGCTGCCCTATCTTCGCCTGACAAATCAAGTGATGGTAGCTGGACAGATTTGGATCAAATTATCGATCCAAAAATGAACCCATCAAGTTGTGACTATGAAGAAATCGAGAAGGTGTTGGATGTAGCTCTTCAATGTACTGCAATGTTGCCAATCAACAGGCCATCCATGCGAAGAGTTGTTGAGTTGCTCAAAGACCAACCGACGACACCTTCAAAATGA